The segment GTATAtaggcgcgcgcgcacacacacacacgcacacaggctTTTGATATACGTTTACACGCACACGTATATAGGTATATGACGTGTGTAACGGGACTGGTggcacaaataatttatttcaatttcaaaaaCCAAGCAATATGATTTCTCCTTCAAAGTAACCCCCCCTCGAGTTTAATGCACTTTTCCATCCTTCTCTGCAATAATATGCTTCTCTGCACTGCTGCAAGGATTCTTCTGGAATGTCCCTCAGCTCCGTCCTTTCAAACGGGTCCCCTTGCTCTCCGAGCAACCTCCCTATTTACCTGATCCTGCTTCTCGTAAAATTTTAACATGATCACTGCCACTGTGAATGCCATTTAATTTCAGACTTGCAGCATTTGCAACCTCTTGCCGGAGATTCAGCTCAAGCTGAAATCTGTTGAGGATCGAAGGTTCATTTGAAAGATGACATCATTAAATTTGAATATTGCTCTTGCTCGGTTGTTGAATTCTGTCAGTTGGACAGAGGGAGGACGGTTGTGGTGGGCGACTGGTGGGGCCGGAGTTATGATGcaagggtaagtcgttgccctggaaCAATATGGGGAACGAGAGGACAAGagttttgtttccaaagttataaagcgatTTGTTGTTTTAACTCCAAAGCTGTACTTATAAAGTGGTTCAAAGGTTtcctaagaaaaaaacaaaacaaaaacatgaagtagtgtcgaCGTGGTCTGGACATCGCTTTGTAACTATTTCCCCATTTTACCTCGGGGAAACAGCTTACTTTTACTTCATACCTACAGCCCCTGGAAGTGATAATACGTGTGCATACCTCCATAGACTGAAGGAttgattaaaatattgtattttcgATTAATGTTCtttcaagtgtttttaaaacttcatcCTCTGCGTAACAGATGGCGGGTGTCATACACAATCAATGTGTAACGATTCTGTGAAAATGGAAGGACACCCGTCAGTTGTTAACCTGGTGTTCAATGcatgatggaagaaaaaaaatggtaataaGAATGCTAAGACATAATTTGGAGACATATTGCAATTGTCCGAaactataattaaaattatattttacctttGTCTTGCTGTTGAAATTGAGTGAAACTGGTGAGTacagttttcataattttagGGAAATGTTCTGTTGATGTTCTCTATCTTATTAAATGACTGGttattatttcaattttaattattatctcTTCATGTATATCTTGTATTAATTGATATCTATGGTAACCAGATAAGAAATTTGGCacttaacaaaaaaagacatgacCAGCAATACATAAAGATACGGCCATTTTCGatacatatgtaaacaaatacaTTGTATGTATGATTCTTTATAGGCAGATAGAAGGTTTTTTCATGCCTGTCTTTCAGGCAATTGTTTTTAAAGGGGAACATGTATGCAAAACTGTTATAAAATGTTGTTGTACACTTCAAGATCACCATTGAGAGGACTACTACGTGCTCAAACTTCAATTTTccctaaaaatattttcagtccGAGTCGGGGAAAACTTTGAGCCTTCATTTGTTGAGCTTAATCCCAGGGTTGACATCTGCAAATTAGTTGCTGAAAACTCACCATGATACACTGGAGCTACAGTATGTAGCATGCAGTGTCTCTCACAAAGAACTTTCCTAGTGTTGTGGTGGGTTACCAAATAATGTCCTCTCATATCTTTGTCAGTAGATGCTTTGGTTTCCAGCTTGGATAAATTGGTTGTGCCAGTGACGAGAGCAGATTGGATGCAGCCTACTTATTGCTTGTGCTAGCCTTGCAACTACTGCATTGAACTACTGATAAGCTACCCTGTGGATGAAATTTAGTGAACACCAAGTTAGCTTAGGGAAGGAGAGGGAGTCAGGTTGAAattcattataaaatgtttttccgGTTTTTTGTTCAACTTTAGTACTGTTCACTGCAAAGTCTCGGTAGAgccaacaaaaattaaagtctgAATTAGTAATTAATTATACCAATTCTTTATGTCTGAAAGATAATAAAGCTATTTTGTAACCtcacaagtaaaagaaaatctgcaaaatgattttctgtaaaactgtttAACTCGTTCTCAAAACGTGCATTTTGCAGCATTGACTGActtggaaaacaaataaaagtcgCTTCTAATAAATACTGGATACCCAACGTTTACAGGTGTATGTcaaatgtatacatacatgcaaTACACAATAGATGTCTGTAGTAATTTACATCACGGAATTTAGTCACCCCTCGCCCCTGCACGTTTATTAGcatcaaagtaaataaagtaaacccataaaaaaagtaattgatGCAATAACTCATTGTTAGAATTAACCTTACTGCCCAACATAATTATACACTTGCAAAATACGTTTATAAAGGTCTTTACATTTATGCTAATATATTTTTCAGTCCatgtttgtaaacttttttatagtctttttttttttttttttttttttttttttgcaaaagtgCGAATAATTTAAGTCAAACCTTTTGAACTTGGCTGAAGCAAACCTTCGTGTTATAGTTTACATGCCGAAAAACAATTAAGCATTTTTGTTTCGAATTAGCCAGGGTTCAGAAGAAAGCTAACAAATTACCTCAACTCTTACCTTCGGAGATAGACAAAAAGATTGTGATGATGGGGGGTGCTTCTGATACTGCGCCTGGTGATGAAAGCTAGGTCCaacactcacccactcacatTCTCAACTGACCCTGCCCTAGAATCAGTATCGGATTTTCTTTGCAAGTACACCAATGACAAAAGGTACCCAGGTATCTAACCAGAGGAgtatctaataaaaaaaaatttaaaaaaaaaaaaaaagccgcgCGCACGCTCTTCAGTCTTCGCGACCTACACCCGACCAggacctgtcacgtgaccattctCCTCCCAGGCAATGCAGCCATGAGGTGTCACCTCCGTCGCGCTGTCATTCTGGTCATCTCCCTCACCACGATGTTGTCGACCATCTTGTTTCTCGGGCAGCTGGAAGAAGGCAGGCGACTCCGCTTCGTTCTGGAGGTCTCAGACAGGATCGGAGCTCACCCATGGACACAGCAGCGGTCCGAGCCTCCCACAGTCGCACGGAGGATCACGGCCGAGGAATTCCGGCGAAATCCTTTGCTGAAGACAGGCAAGTACACGATGTTGCACATGAACTTTAGACGACTTCTGAGAAGACTTTAAAGCTTCAGACAAAGAGGACACTCAGTACTCTGCTCTATACAGTATTGACTAAAACTTGTCACCTTTGAACTTCAGTGTATTGACTTGGCATTAAAGGCAGGCCGAAAGACTTCATTTCTGAGCTGCACATAATCGACGAAGACATTCATTGGTATTTATTATCATCCATCTCACTAAATCTTCGACATTGTTCTGTCTAAATTTACCAGCTTCCCCAGGTTCAGTCCGTCACAGACGGTAGCCTGTGACGTTTATACCACGCACAACTGATGTGCTACAGTGACATGACTGACCGAAACATATTCTGAAAGTATCACCATGTTCAGTTTTATTCTGTTACATCTGTTGATGACAATAACTTCAGTCTTCCATGGAATACCTAACTGCCATATTCTTAACAGACTTTTCAGAGTTAAGTAAAAGTCTCTAGCCTAGCTGAACTTTAAATGAGTCGCCGAGTCTGCGAAGAAGAGCGAACCCAACCCTCCACTTGTATCTTCTTAGATAAATCAGTTGAGTATGCCGGTGGGTTTGAATTTTGTAGTCACAGGCCAAAGTGAGTTTTGAACCATCTGCTGCTTGGAAGTGGATCGCGCCAGCCGTTGGTTCTCTAGTGATAATAATCTTTTCTAATAAAACCTTTAATAACCTACTATGTACGGACACAACATGGCATATAATCTATATGCGCACTGAACCTGTCGTAGTTTTGGTGTGCACGTCAGTTTGTATAACAGCTGAAATACAGGTATAGAAATCGCAGACAgcaatggtaaaaaaaaaaataataataacaacaacaataataagcaCAATTGTTTAACACATTTCCCCCAGTAAGCACAAGTTGCTTGCTGTAACAAATGAGAtgcatggaaaataaaaacagaagaacagTTGCAGAACTAGAaaggagagaggagaaaggaggagaggagaagaagaggTGACAACCAGCTGCTGGAGGTATAGTTTACGAAAGAGGCGGATCTTAGACACTCCCTGGAAATTACGAAGCCGTTCATATAACAAAGAGATGGgcaatgcaaagaaaaaaaatcactaacaGCATTTTTAAGCATTCAGTGTAAGGAAAAAAGTTATGTGACATTCAACAAGGAGTTGATTGTTGACATCCCGCTTCTCTTTTGTCTCTTATCACCTTTATTACCTGGCATTTGGTTCTATATCCCACCCTCGTATTTTTCAACATCCCTTCCTAACTGGAAACATTACGGACAACTTCATGAACACGAACAAGTCTGTATCCCCCCTTATCACTATATTGTTCCCCCTTTCTACATGCAGGCAACCCACTGATCGACGACTATGGCAGGAACAGCTCGGCTCCAGGTGAAATGGGTTCACCTGTTGTTTTGCCAGAGGAAATGAAAGCAAATGTCTCAGAAGCTTTGAGGATGTTTCGGGTAAATGTTCTGGCTAGTGACGTCATTCCCCTGAACCGGAAGGTGCCAGACAGCAGAGTGCCTGGGTATGTTTGCAAGCCAGAGTTTCCATTTACAAGCTtttttgttcgttcgtttggtCGCTCGTTCATAAGCTTACTTgttcgttttccttttttttgttgttgttcgtttgtttgtttatttgtttgtctgtttgttcgTTGGGACACTtctttgttcgttcgtttgctttttgttgttgttgttgtttgtttgtttgtctgtttgttcgTTGGGACACTtctttgttcgttcgtttgctttttgttgttgttgttgttgttgtttgtttgtttgtctgtttgttcgTTGGGACACTtctttgttcgttcgtttgctttttgttgttgttgttgttgttgtttgtttgtttgtctgtttgttcgTTGGGACACTTCTTTGTTCgttcgttttctttttgttttttgttgttgttgtttgtttgttagtctgtTTGTTCGTTCGGACAGTtctttgttcgttcgtttgttttaaAGTTGAGTAAGAAGATGAAACAATGTATCCCAAAGAGTTAAAACTCTTCTTTGTCTTCGCCGTTCTTACATTCAGCTGTTGCAATACTGTGCTTGTCAGGTTAAGCTGTCTGACATTTATTCGTTCAGTATATTGCCCCTGTCAAAGGAGCGCGTGcttgagtgtgcgtgtgtgtgtgtggccagaTGCCGGGGAAAGCAGTTTGCTCGCGACCTCCCGACGGCGTCCGTCGTCATCACTGTCCACGATGAGTGGCCGTCCGTCCTGCAGCGAACGCTGTACAGCGTCATCAACAGGTCGCCGCGCCACCTGCTGATGGAGATCATTCTTGTGGACGACAACAGCACGCTGAGTGAGTTTCAAATTCTTTCGATTgaacagaaaagagaatttGAATCAGCAGCATTTCTTTTTGGACAACATCCAGAATTATTGagctgttaaatttttttaaactatttgtttattaattctgtcttggacttcctcggacagacaataaagtttgatttgattagATGCACGTGCACATCTTCTATCTCAAAATACCCACCCATAAATAGTCAAATCTTCCAGTGAGCGAAgttcgatatatatatatactcttgcTGGAGTATGAGAACACCAGGTCTACCTACTTACAGAGGGTCTGCAGCAAGACCTGGACGATCGCATTGCCGCAGACTTCCCTGATGGTCTCGTGCACGTCGTCAGGATGAGGCAGCGCGCGGGGCTGGTGCGAGCACGCATGGCTGGCGTTCGTGCGGCCAAGGGGGACGTCATCGTCATCCTCGACAGCCACTCTGAGGTCAACGTCGAGTGGTCAGCCACTGATTTTTTGTATCTCATTGCCCACAACTGTCTTGTCTGTTGGCCTTGTCCACAAAGAACTCACGATAATTAACAGCtaaggagggagaggggagtcaaaTGATGCGATATACTTCCAGATGAACTAATCATTACCAAACctatttaaaaattcattctCTGATTTAATTGGAGTGACATCAAAGATTATTCTGGAATCGTTACCACAGTCCACATTAGAGATTGAATGACTACGTCTGCCTGACCCCTAGCTTGCTGGAATTACTGGTTAGTTACTAGcttggatggatggatgaattgattgattgattgattgattgattgattgattgattgattgattgattgattgatcagGCTGGAACCTCTCCTGACACAAATCAAAGCGGACCAGACGAGTGTAGCGCTGAGCCTGCTGGACTACATCCACGCCGAGACGTTTGCCTACCGCTCCCACAAGCTCTCCCAGGTGCGGTACGGCTTCGACTGGCGTCTGGTGTTTTATGAAACCTTCTTCAGACCCTTCTCCAACGATGCTTCTGTGAAACCGTAAGCCTCATCTCGAGtgatctctgtctttctctctctccctccctctctgtgTGCCTGAGCTAAGTTTAATCATATCGcctcagaaaaagaaatgcacgTGGAAATGCATGTAGTGGGTGTATTCATGGAAGTAACAGCTCGCTGTTCAAAAATCCTCCTGCTGATTCATAGGGGCGTGGTGACGGTGGGCACTGCCTTCGCAGTGGAcaggaaatattttctgaagCTGGGCGGATATGACGAAGGAATGGACGTATGGGGAGGAGAGAACCTGGAGCTGTCATGGCGGGTAGGTACTGCCGGGTACTGGTTGGAGATGACGGCCGTCGGGTCGTGCTAAGGTCTTAGGAAACAAACGTGTCCACCTGTCAAGCAGAGTAATTGTTACAGTGAGCAAtaacgtgtgtgtatatatatataaggttgGTAGTGAGTAGGGTGAGGCGCGGATACGTAATCTGCAGCTTTTTTGTActcaccaacaccaccaccaccctcaccactGTATCCAAGAAATGAAATGAGTTCCTGTTGCTGACGCAGCCAACTGTGTCGCCAGGTGTGGATGTGTGGGGGGTCAATGGTGCACGTCCCCTGCTCCAAGGTGGGTCACATTGCCCGCCCGCAGCCCTACTCCTTCCCCGCGGGCCGGCAGCACACGGAGATGCACAATTACAAGCGCGCCGTGGAGGTGTGGATGAACGACAATCACAAGATCTTTGTCTACAGCTACTTTCCTCAGATGAAGGTGAATACGACTTACTCTCAAAGTCTTTACTTGACCTTTTTATAATAATCACCCTTTTCGCCtaccttcccccccccccccacacacacacacacaaaacaaacccaTCTATTGTAAAAAAGGCAAATTAAAGTCCTGTTTAGAATGAAGATAATTCCAGATGAATATTCTTTtcaataatcattttaaaattaatattctaATATAAAAATCGGGaggataataaaagaaaaaattataaataaacaaacacaacaaaacacccACTTGTTTTCATGTTTCACATGAATATTGAATATCCAGCTACAGGTTTCctttgccttttaaaaaaaacactatcCCTAAACGATTCtggataaatgaatgaataattaGAATTACTTCCTTCTATTATAAATTcgtctgctgttgttgtctctAACTGTTCAGACGCTAGATGCTGGAAACCTGACGGAACGAAAggaactgaaacagaagctcggCTGCAGCTCGGACTTCGACTGGTTCCTGGAGCGCGTGTGGCCGGAACTTACCGTCTTCGACAAAAACGCTTCTGTCTGGGGTGCAGTAAGTTACTAATCGATCTAAAAATACTAAATACAAAGATACTTAGATAATAAATGAAAGCTATTAATGTAGATACACGTTACAGACTTACAGCGCCGATACACTGAGGAGAAGGATGAGAAtgcgatgatgataatgatgacattTCGTGGGCTGCGTATAAAGACGCTTatattgttaaaattaaaattaactttatttagttttaagtCTACCTCTTCGGCAACAGATTTTGAGATTTGCTGCCAATGTGTAGCACGTTGTGATTGATTCTTTAGCAGTACAAATGCTATGTACACCTACTTCAGACAACCACACATTAGCAAATCTTCGTTATCACCAAATTATGGTGCTACATCTCCAGTGGTTTCTTACCCTAGGTGGCCAATATTGCCCTGGGTCTGTGCCTGGACACTCACAATAACGTGTATTATGCTGAAAAACCATTTTTCGCAGAGCCATGCCACGGACAGCTCAACTCTCAGGTAGGTTGCAATGATGTGTGCGGCAACTATTTTCAACTGGCAAAAAACAcgtttaaaatgttatcataagcaacaaaaaaattttttttaataaaaaaaattaattttcccacACCAGTTACTATCCACAATCAGGCATGGCTGCTGCATccgttgttttgtgtttcaggGCTTCTCGCTGACCAAGGACGGAGTCTTGAAGTCAGGTCTTCACTGTGTAGTCGTCAGGAACGACAACTCTGGCGCACGCGCACTGTTGGCGAATTGCTTCTCTGCCCCTGTCGACAAGTGGGCGTATCCCAAGGTTTGTCAACTGAGCATTTACTTCAGATGAGTGACTCTATACATCgtttgagaaatttttttcgaacatttatattttgtttacttagcTCACTCTACAATCTTGAATTTTGTAAGATTCGAtcttctttgtttgttatttttcggactcgcaaatgtgaacatgtcacaccataGAGAAAGATCCTTCCTTTACACAGTGACACTTACTTTTAATTACAACTGGATTATTGAAAGACTACATAAATACTTCTAGTCTTCTCTTGAAACGGAGAACACATTTTGTTGCTTGGGATCATTTTTCTGAACACTTCGTTTCTGCGCGAAATATGTTGCAGGTGAATGAACATTTGTGTCACCAACGTAGTGGTCTCTGCTTAGATTTGTGCGACAAGGTGCCTTGCATCAAGAACTGTACCGCGGATGTCAGCCAGAAGTGGACCTTCATACAACCCACTTCCGGGCTGCAAAGAGTCGGTTGACTCACGGACGTGTAGCTCTGGATTGCTGGCGGTTTGCCAGGAACAAAGCCTTTCGCGAGGTTGTAAGTTGTCTGGTCTCGGCGAGCCCTTTGTCAGGGAACAGCGCTGAAGTAAAAATGCCAACAGTATGTTTGAAATACGTTTGTTgcttagtttttctttctttttaacaaagacAACGGCTTCTACCCACTAAGGCTTGGAGCcagaaaactgaaaacacaacagacaatAAAGCTTGATCTTTTGTACCTCAATTAACAGGAGAGCTcacatcgtctgctcttcttcGTTGTGTTGATAGTAAAACCGGAAGCGCATTCGACCAAAAGACTCTTTGTAGAAGTTCTGCAAGCAGTCTAGATACGATACATCCGTGGTTGAGTAAGGGCTTTGTTTGCCCTCAGTCAATGCCTTGTGTCTGCCGAGACAAACATtgagcctcttgcgaagttctcagcTGTTAGTTTTGGTGAgcctaaataataaatgtaactaaaccggaagttttgtatacaccagcctcgctttagtagttaactggaaaaaatcgtctgcaagcagtccagtaacacaagttcgtggtatAATCCCTGCAAAATGATTGTTTATGTACTTGTTGCTTCCAAACGATTCGTGCTTCCTGCTAATCATTGTCTACCAGGTTCTTTGTTATCAagtgagagtaagtcgtttctgCAGGACGAAATGGAGAAGTTAAGGAAAAGAGTCATGAAACAATCCCATTCATTTAACATTGAACCTCCCGCCCATCCTCTTGGCCTACAGCCGCCGCCCTCGCCCGCCTGACCTTTTATATAACCTGGCTATTTTAGGACCATAACAGTTTCTAGGtcaggcagagagaaagaatggggGGACACACACATAAGTAAACACTTGCACGCACAGAGACTCATTGTGGCGACTACTGGAACCTTGGACTTGACCGCCCGAGGCGACTGGTCAAGATCAGGTTGACAGTAGATCGAGGGGTTCAGATGTTCTGGAAGATTCGGTCGGTGAGGgcaaaataatatacatttatatttagtCGAGGTTGGAGGATTAGGAGCGCTTTCTGGAGATTCTTTGGTGAAGTGACAGTTTAACTACCGAGTGTCTTTTAAATTCTGTACTGCACCACGGACTGAGATTACTGTTTTATGTGGAATGTTTGTCATCCTTCTTCCACCACTCCGCTGGGGGACGTAAAGCATCTCGATCTTTGCTATTAGGATTTCTTGCGTGCCTTGCTCACCCCTGTTTAACCACAGAAATATGATGTGTGGGGTACAgaacattaaaatgtatatCAGTCATGTAGACTGTTTCAACGAATTCAAAATATTTGGTATGCATTGATACGATACAAGGTTTGTAAAACATATCATTTTGGTCGACATCATGTACATGCCATTGTTGATAACCCACGGAAAGCACGCACAGCAACAGACAAAACACGACCATGACATAAAACGCAAAGACAccctttctcctcctctctcttgtcTTTGTCTCCATCACTCTATTATACAAACAGATACTCtgtctctcaaaaaaaaaaaaaaaaaacctacaagctctctctctctctcatacgcTATTCCCTTTGAGTGTCTCCctttacacaaatacaaaaacactcTCACTGTCTCTAGCCCTCTCatgtctctgtctttcactcactttctctctctcatatatatatatacagagtaCACcaccactttctctctctctcatatatatatatacacagtacacccccaccaccccaccacacacacagagcaaaggGATGTTCGTTTGTCAGTTCAGCAAATCAGCGAGAAAGTCGAAAGGCCTGTTTCCATCCTCCCGTCTTGACGGACTGGGATGTGACGCCGGCCATCAACGCCTTTGCCAAACATTGAGGTGGCTGAGAGATAAAAGCCTGTTTGTCAGGTACACGTAGTTCTCAAGCCTTTCATCCTTGCTATGCCAAGCAGGTGTAGCGACACTTTACAGCTTGCTTTTCCCTTTCTTGCAAATTCTTGCGTGTTCACAGTGAGTTGCTGACATCCAGTGAATcaatctgtatgtgtgtgtgtttatatttgtttattgtttacatgtgagtgcGTGAAGAAGACTTGTGGTTGTCTTTATGATTACGAGAGACTGTTTTACGTGCAGTTTTTATTGCAACATGCAGGCGTGTTTCTAACATAGTCGTTCTGATTCAGTTCGTTTATCTGTGTGCATAGACGTCacaagtgtttgtatgtctgcATTGGAGCGTGGACGTGTCTATGTAACCCCTTACAAAGCTATACAGGCAGTTTTTTTATACGTCCTTTTGTGCACAAAAGAACggagtttcaaaaaatggtggCCACAAATCTTTTTTCAATAGCGGGTGGAAAGTAGTTGCTCAACCACTCGCTTCTGATGGCCAGGATGGCAAGGTAGGGCGCCACCTCAAGCGATTTTCCGCTCGACGCTCTCTACAGGCAAAGTCTTGATAAAAACTGAGTGCCTTGAGCACTGTCCTAGAAACAGATTGATCAGAATGTTATCCTCACATTATAATATGTAGGATATGGAATCGGAGCTCGCATGTATACTGAACGCGAGACCTGCAACATGAGCTGTTTCCGGAGCGTTGAGATTCATTTGCAGTGCAACCGTCAAGCCGGTCACATCGCAGAGTTGTTTATAAGGATGGGAATCTACAACGATTTTAAAtgctttccagaaaaaaatccccaatGTGTGATTAAGTTCACATGTTCAGATCGGAAGGTACATTCCGATCCGTTCATGAGACACCAGGTTTGAATGGTGCGGCGGTAGTCTTCTAAGTTTTCGAAGGAAGTCAAGACCTGAACAAGGTAATATGTTTGTATTAATTTTGGCAGCTTAGTTTTCACGACCGACCGAAATATTTTATagcaatgtaaatgtttttggtTAATGTTATCGCTCTTTGTTAATGTTTCGATATGTCTGTTAAGTCTTACTAATTATTTAAAGCACGTGACCCGGATGCATCaaagtttagttttgttgtgtttggtgtttcGCGGTGTACTACTGTACCTACGAGACGTGCGATTCACGTGATTACCTGAATCATGTCTGGAACCAGCAATGACCAGCACCTTGACCACCCAACTCTCGAGTGCTGAATGCTTTCGCGCCCCCAAATGCCCCAACAGCTTTTAACCgaccatttttattgttttgtcgTCACAGAAATAGAAAAGCCTGATTTTATTTGCCATACCCCTCTAtgccaaataaaaatattcgtAAAAAATAACACCAAGCATCGTCTGCTATGTGCGAGTTTCCCTTCTACCCTTAACTGCACAGGAATCTCCTgaaaaggcaagaaaatgtCTGACGCCAACACCATTACACTTGCCGTGTGTTCACCCAACCGTAGCAGCTttacgacttttttttttaaaccttcgAATGTGGCTTTGCCGACAGAGTATGGTGACTGCTCATATGATCCAAGAATAGTgaactgtcattttttttcttggattatttctgtcaccagagtgaaagcaggcaattttcattacttttattgcaaagttcaagttttctcctttccaaaaattttaGTTTCTTGATCTAACGTTTACTCGAGAGCAACAAagcctaaaaataaacatcatccaCTGACGTCTTAAGTTTACGTCACTGTTTTATTAcgtcattatatttttatgacgTGCTAAGGGTTAAGCTGTTCACTGTCCAACACAAGCCCGGTCACGAATGTTCGAGTGGCTGAACTGGAGAGCTCATCTGAACAAACTGCGGGTTTCCTGTGCTTCTTGATTATTCGCCTTCACGATCAAGTGGGTGGCTAATctgtgaaatttaatttattcatattaACGGGTTTAGAACAATCTTCTTTCATCTGGTACTGGAGGGAAGTCAATGTAGCAGTGCTGAACTCCACCAGAAGGTCTCTCATGGACATCCGGTCGACTTtggggcgccaagaggggaattttctaattttctctctatagctaAACAGTGCATTTTGTACTTAAAGAATTTATTCTacagctatacaattcattctatatgtatatagtgccttctatatttatacaattcaattctatttttatagaattaattctatagctatacatttcattctaCACTTctagaattcattctatagctagagagagaaaaactcggTTAAAACCAAAGTATTTCTTTTATGTTATACTCAGAAGTTGCTATCCAATTCTTTTTATACATACAATTCCagtctgtagctacagaatgcaCTCTAGCTAGACAATTCAATTGTATATGAGGCTTGCCCACTTGCTTATGGGGAaaagaaggtcaaagatcaaccaGTCAGTGCCCTCGAAACATGGTCTTGTATTTGGGGGAAAATGGGAAAA is part of the Pomacea canaliculata isolate SZHN2017 linkage group LG13, ASM307304v1, whole genome shotgun sequence genome and harbors:
- the LOC112554180 gene encoding polypeptide N-acetylgalactosaminyltransferase 1-like, which produces MRCHLRRAVILVISLTTMLSTILFLGQLEEGRRLRFVLEVSDRIGAHPWTQQRSEPPTVARRITAEEFRRNPLLKTGNPLIDDYGRNSSAPGEMGSPVVLPEEMKANVSEALRMFRVNVLASDVIPLNRKVPDSRVPGCRGKQFARDLPTASVVITVHDEWPSVLQRTLYSVINRSPRHLLMEIILVDDNSTLKGLQQDLDDRIAADFPDGLVHVVRMRQRAGLVRARMAGVRAAKGDVIVILDSHSEVNVEWLEPLLTQIKADQTSVALSLLDYIHAETFAYRSHKLSQVRYGFDWRLVFYETFFRPFSNDASVKPGVVTVGTAFAVDRKYFLKLGGYDEGMDVWGGENLELSWRVWMCGGSMVHVPCSKVGHIARPQPYSFPAGRQHTEMHNYKRAVEVWMNDNHKIFVYSYFPQMKTLDAGNLTERKELKQKLGCSSDFDWFLERVWPELTVFDKNASVWGAVANIALGLCLDTHNNVYYAEKPFFAEPCHGQLNSQGFSLTKDGVLKSGLHCVVVRNDNSGARALLANCFSAPVDKWAYPKVNEHLCHQRSGLCLDLCDKVPCIKNCTADVSQKWTFIQPTSGLQRVG